In Pantoea cypripedii, the following proteins share a genomic window:
- the ftsL gene encoding cell division protein FtsL has translation MIGNERHSLPGVIGGDLLRFGKIPVLLLVAVLVSAMLVVTTTHKTRRLTAEREQLVLERDALDIEWRNLILEENALGDHSRVERIATDKLQMQHVDPSQENIVVQQ, from the coding sequence ATGATCGGAAACGAACGCCACAGTCTGCCCGGCGTCATCGGTGGCGATTTGCTGCGGTTTGGCAAGATCCCGGTGCTGTTGCTGGTGGCCGTTTTAGTTTCCGCCATGCTGGTGGTGACGACGACGCACAAAACGCGTCGTCTGACGGCAGAACGCGAACAGCTGGTGCTGGAGCGTGACGCATTAGATATCGAATGGCGCAACCTGATTCTTGAAGAGAACGCCCTCGGCGACCACAGCCGGGTAGAACGAATCGCAACCGACAAACTGCAAATGCAGCATGTCGATCCTTCGCAGGAAAACATTGTGGTGCAGCAATAA
- the mraY gene encoding phospho-N-acetylmuramoyl-pentapeptide-transferase has translation MLVWLAEHLVALYSGFNVFSYLTFRAIVSLLTALFISLWMGPRLIAWLQKLQIGQVVRNDGPESHFSKRGTPTMGGIMILTSITVSVLMWAYPSNPYVWCVLAVLIGFGIIGFVDDYRKVVRKDTKGLIARWKYFWMSVISLGVAFALYLAGKDTPATELVVPFFKDIMPQLGLFYVLLAYFVIVGTGNAVNLTDGLDGLAIMPTVFVAAGFALVAWATGNVKFAEYLHIPYLRHAGELVIVCTAIVGAGLGFLWFNTYPAQVFMGDVGSLALGGALGTIAVLLRQEFLLVIMGGVFVVETLSVILQVGSFKLRGQRIFRMAPIHHHYELKGWPEPRVIVRFWIISLMLVLIGLATLKVR, from the coding sequence ATGCTAGTCTGGCTGGCCGAGCATTTGGTCGCACTTTATTCCGGCTTTAACGTCTTTTCCTATCTGACGTTTCGCGCCATTGTCAGCCTGCTGACCGCGTTGTTCATCTCATTGTGGATGGGCCCCCGCCTGATTGCCTGGCTGCAAAAACTGCAGATTGGCCAGGTGGTGCGTAACGATGGTCCTGAGTCGCATTTCAGTAAACGCGGCACCCCGACCATGGGCGGCATCATGATCCTCACCTCCATCACCGTGTCGGTGCTGATGTGGGCGTATCCGTCGAACCCGTATGTCTGGTGCGTACTGGCTGTGCTGATCGGCTTCGGCATTATCGGATTCGTCGATGATTACCGCAAAGTGGTGCGCAAAGACACCAAAGGCCTGATTGCACGCTGGAAATATTTCTGGATGTCGGTGATCTCGCTGGGTGTGGCCTTCGCGCTGTACCTGGCGGGTAAAGATACCCCGGCGACCGAGCTGGTGGTGCCGTTCTTTAAAGACATCATGCCGCAGCTGGGGCTGTTCTACGTTCTGCTGGCCTACTTCGTGATTGTCGGCACCGGGAACGCGGTCAACCTTACCGATGGTCTGGATGGCCTGGCAATCATGCCCACGGTGTTTGTTGCAGCTGGCTTTGCGCTGGTGGCCTGGGCGACCGGTAACGTGAAGTTTGCTGAATATCTGCACATTCCGTATCTGCGTCATGCGGGTGAACTGGTGATTGTGTGTACCGCGATAGTCGGGGCCGGTCTTGGCTTCCTGTGGTTCAACACCTATCCGGCGCAGGTCTTTATGGGCGATGTCGGTTCACTGGCGCTGGGTGGCGCGCTGGGCACCATTGCGGTGCTGCTGCGTCAGGAATTTTTGCTGGTGATCATGGGTGGCGTGTTCGTGGTGGAAACGCTGTCGGTGATCCTGCAGGTGGGATCGTTCAAGCTGCGCGGGCAACGTATTTTCCGCATGGCCCCGATCCATCACCACTATGAATTGAAAGGCTGGCCGGAGCCGCGCGTCATCGTGCGCTTCTGGATCATTTCGCTGATGCTGGTGCTTATTGGCCTGGCAACGCTGAAGGTACGTTAA
- the murF gene encoding UDP-N-acetylmuramoyl-tripeptide--D-alanyl-D-alanine ligase yields MIPLSLATLAEISGGTLIGDDLSVNDVVTDTRKVTAGCLFVALVGERFDAHDFAADAIAQGAQALLVSKLLPVAVPQVVVADTRIAFGRLGGWVRQQVKARVVALTGSSGKTSVKEMTAAILRQCGETLYTAGNLNNDFGVPMTLLRLTKEHDYAVIELGANHQGEIAYTTDLVRPETALVNNLAAAHLEGFGSLAGVAKAKGEIFAGLPPHGTAIINAESNDLLNWQPQFAGKTLWRFSPQPQADAEFRASDITLRPDATLFTLHTPRGDIAITLPLPGRHNIANALAAAALALSVDAPLSAIQAGLKTLQPVPGRLFPVRLAEHQLLLDDSYNANVGSMTAAAQVLGDMPGYRVMVVGDMAELGEEAEACHRQVGDAAKAAGIDCVLSTGCLSQLISENSGNGEHFASKAALIERLRTLLSEHQDITILIKGSRSAAMEQVVQSLQEKGTC; encoded by the coding sequence ATGATCCCGCTTTCACTCGCAACCCTGGCGGAAATCTCGGGCGGCACGCTGATCGGTGACGATCTTAGCGTGAATGACGTAGTGACCGATACCCGCAAGGTGACGGCAGGTTGCCTGTTTGTCGCGCTGGTGGGGGAACGTTTCGATGCCCATGATTTCGCCGCGGATGCCATCGCTCAAGGTGCGCAGGCGTTGCTGGTCAGTAAACTGCTGCCAGTGGCGGTACCGCAGGTGGTGGTGGCCGATACGCGCATTGCTTTTGGTCGCCTCGGTGGCTGGGTGCGCCAGCAGGTAAAAGCGCGCGTGGTGGCGTTAACCGGTTCGTCGGGTAAAACCTCGGTTAAAGAGATGACCGCAGCGATTCTGCGTCAGTGCGGCGAAACGCTGTATACCGCTGGCAACCTGAACAACGATTTTGGCGTGCCGATGACGCTGCTGCGTCTGACCAAAGAACATGATTATGCGGTGATTGAGCTGGGTGCTAACCATCAGGGCGAAATTGCTTACACCACCGATCTGGTGCGTCCGGAGACGGCGCTGGTCAATAACCTGGCCGCGGCGCATCTGGAAGGGTTTGGTTCACTGGCAGGCGTTGCTAAAGCAAAGGGCGAGATTTTTGCCGGTTTGCCGCCTCACGGCACAGCCATCATCAACGCAGAGAGCAATGATCTGCTGAACTGGCAACCGCAGTTTGCCGGTAAAACCCTGTGGCGTTTTTCGCCGCAGCCGCAGGCGGATGCTGAGTTCCGCGCCAGTGATATCACGCTGCGCCCGGACGCCACTCTGTTCACGCTGCATACCCCGCGTGGCGACATTGCCATCACGCTGCCACTGCCGGGACGTCACAACATTGCCAACGCTTTGGCGGCGGCGGCATTAGCGTTATCGGTCGATGCACCGCTGAGCGCGATTCAGGCGGGCCTGAAAACCTTGCAGCCTGTTCCAGGACGCTTGTTCCCGGTTCGTCTGGCTGAACATCAGCTGCTGCTTGATGATAGCTACAACGCCAATGTCGGTTCGATGACCGCTGCTGCGCAGGTGCTGGGTGATATGCCGGGCTACCGCGTGATGGTGGTGGGTGATATGGCCGAACTGGGGGAGGAGGCTGAAGCCTGCCATCGTCAGGTCGGTGACGCGGCCAAAGCCGCCGGAATTGATTGTGTGCTGAGCACCGGATGCTTAAGCCAGTTGATCAGTGAAAACAGTGGCAATGGCGAGCATTTCGCCAGTAAAGCCGCGCTGATTGAACGTTTGCGGACGCTATTGTCCGAACATCAGGACATTACCATTTTGATTAAGGGTTCGCGTAGTGCCGCCATGGAGCAGGTAGTACAGAGCTTACAGGAGAAAGGAACATGCTAG
- the ilvN gene encoding acetolactate synthase small subunit: protein MRRILSVLLENESGALSRVIGLFSQRGYNIESLTVAPTDDPTLSRMTIQTVGDAKVLEQIEKQLHKLVDVLRVSELGQGAYVEREIMLVKIQATGYGREEVKRSAEIFRGQIIDVTPTLYTVQLAGTSDKLDAFLNTVRDVAEIVEVARSGIVGVARGERIMR from the coding sequence ATGCGTCGCATTTTATCGGTACTGCTGGAGAACGAATCCGGCGCATTGTCCCGCGTGATTGGGCTGTTTTCGCAGCGTGGCTACAACATCGAAAGTCTGACGGTTGCCCCGACTGACGACCCCACCCTGTCGCGCATGACGATTCAAACCGTCGGCGATGCCAAGGTGCTGGAGCAGATCGAGAAGCAACTGCACAAGCTGGTGGACGTGTTACGTGTCAGCGAACTGGGGCAGGGTGCCTACGTTGAACGTGAAATCATGCTGGTGAAAATCCAGGCCACCGGTTATGGCCGCGAAGAAGTGAAGCGTAGCGCGGAAATTTTCCGTGGACAGATCATCGACGTGACGCCGACGCTGTACACGGTTCAGCTGGCGGGCACCAGTGACAAACTGGATGCGTTCCTGAACACCGTTCGTGACGTCGCGGAGATCGTGGAAGTGGCACGCTCCGGTATCGTCGGCGTGGCACGTGGCGAGCGCATTATGCGTTAA
- the rsmH gene encoding 16S rRNA (cytosine(1402)-N(4))-methyltransferase RsmH — MQENFKHTTVLLDEAVNALNIREDGIYIDGTFGRGGHSRLILSQLGANGQLLAIDRDPQAIAAAAEIKDPRFSIVHGPFSALAEYVTERGLNGKIDGVLLDLGVSSPQLDDAERGFSFMRDGPLDMRMDPTRGQSASEWLLGAEEADIAFVLKTYGEERFAKRIARAIVERNREQPMTRTKELADVIYAATPVKDKFKHPATRSFQAIRIWINSELEEIDIALKGALSVLAPGGRLSVISFHSLEDRLVKRFMRDQSRGPQVPAGIPMTETQLKALGGRELKTLGKLVPGDAEVAYNPRARSSVLRIAERTAS; from the coding sequence ATGCAGGAAAATTTCAAACACACCACAGTGCTGCTGGATGAGGCGGTTAACGCGCTCAATATCAGGGAAGACGGCATATACATTGACGGCACTTTTGGTCGCGGTGGTCACTCCAGATTGATCCTTTCGCAACTTGGCGCGAACGGGCAGCTACTGGCGATAGATCGCGATCCGCAAGCCATAGCCGCAGCCGCTGAGATAAAAGATCCGCGCTTCTCGATCGTCCACGGGCCGTTTTCGGCGCTGGCGGAGTACGTGACCGAGCGCGGGCTGAACGGAAAAATTGACGGCGTTTTACTGGATTTAGGCGTGTCATCGCCGCAGCTGGATGACGCCGAACGTGGATTCTCTTTCATGCGTGATGGGCCGCTGGACATGCGCATGGACCCGACGCGCGGACAATCGGCGTCGGAATGGTTGCTCGGTGCGGAAGAGGCGGATATCGCCTTTGTTCTGAAGACCTACGGCGAGGAACGCTTCGCCAAACGTATTGCCCGCGCAATTGTTGAGCGCAACCGTGAGCAGCCGATGACGCGCACCAAAGAACTGGCCGACGTTATCTATGCAGCAACACCGGTGAAAGACAAGTTTAAGCACCCGGCGACCCGCAGTTTTCAGGCGATTCGCATCTGGATCAACAGCGAACTGGAAGAGATCGACATCGCGCTGAAAGGGGCATTGTCGGTGCTGGCACCTGGCGGAAGGTTGTCAGTGATCAGCTTCCATTCACTGGAAGATCGCCTCGTGAAACGCTTTATGCGCGATCAGAGTCGTGGTCCGCAGGTACCGGCGGGCATTCCGATGACCGAGACGCAGCTGAAAGCGCTGGGTGGTCGGGAGCTGAAAACCCTCGGCAAATTGGTGCCGGGAGACGCCGAAGTCGCTTACAACCCACGCGCACGGAGTTCCGTGTTGCGTATTGCTGAAAGGACGGCGTCATGA
- the cra gene encoding catabolite repressor/activator — protein sequence MKLDEIARLAGVSRTTASYVINGKARQYRVSDKTVEKVMAVVREYNYHPNAVAAGLRAGRTRSIGLVIPDLENTSYTRIANYLERQARQRGYQLLIACSEDQPDNEMRCIEHLLQRQVDAIIVSTSLPPEHPFYQRWINDPLPIIALDRALDREHFTSVVGADQDDAQALAAELRQLPVKNVLFLGALPELSVSFLREMGFREAWKDDERPIDYIYCNSFERTAAAALFEKYLEDHPMPEALFTTSFGLLQGVMDVTLKRDGRLPTDLAIATFGDHELLDFLECPVLAVGQRHRDVAERVLELVLASLDEPRKPKPGLTRIRRNLFRRGQLSRRTK from the coding sequence GTGAAACTGGATGAAATCGCGCGCCTGGCTGGCGTGTCGCGCACCACGGCCAGCTACGTCATTAATGGCAAAGCGCGGCAATATCGTGTCAGCGACAAAACCGTCGAGAAAGTGATGGCGGTGGTGCGTGAGTACAATTATCACCCAAATGCCGTGGCGGCGGGGTTGCGTGCCGGGCGTACCCGTTCAATTGGCCTGGTGATACCCGATCTGGAAAACACCAGCTATACGCGTATCGCCAACTATCTTGAGCGTCAGGCACGCCAGCGTGGCTACCAGCTGCTGATCGCCTGCTCGGAAGATCAGCCTGACAATGAAATGCGTTGCATCGAACATTTGTTGCAGCGTCAGGTAGATGCGATCATCGTCTCCACCTCGTTGCCGCCGGAGCATCCGTTTTATCAGCGCTGGATCAACGATCCTCTGCCGATTATTGCGCTGGATCGCGCGCTGGATCGTGAACATTTTACCAGTGTGGTGGGTGCCGATCAGGATGATGCCCAGGCGCTGGCCGCTGAATTGCGTCAGCTACCGGTGAAAAATGTGCTGTTCCTCGGAGCACTGCCAGAGTTGTCGGTGAGTTTCCTGCGTGAAATGGGCTTCCGTGAAGCATGGAAGGACGACGAACGCCCGATTGATTATATCTACTGCAACAGCTTTGAACGCACTGCGGCGGCGGCCCTGTTCGAGAAGTATCTGGAAGATCACCCGATGCCGGAGGCCTTGTTCACCACTTCCTTTGGTCTGTTGCAGGGGGTTATGGATGTCACGCTGAAACGTGACGGGCGGTTGCCCACCGATCTGGCGATTGCCACTTTTGGCGACCATGAATTACTGGATTTCCTCGAATGCCCGGTGCTGGCGGTGGGACAGCGTCATCGCGATGTGGCCGAGCGCGTTCTTGAGCTGGTTTTAGCCTCGCTGGATGAACCGCGAAAACCGAAGCCAGGTTTAACCCGAATTCGCCGTAATTTATTCCGTCGTGGTCAATTAAGCCGCCGGACAAAATGA
- the murD gene encoding UDP-N-acetylmuramoyl-L-alanine--D-glutamate ligase, producing MADYRGRKVVIIGLGLTGLSCVDFFLAQGVTPRVMDTRVSPPGLDKLPEQVERYVGGLNDDWLLAADLIIASPGIALAHPALSEAADAGIEIVGDIELFCREAQAPIVAITGSNGKSTVTTLVGEMARAAGWQVGVGGNIGLPALSLLKSPAQLYVLELSSFQLETTHSLKAAAATILNVTEDHMDRYPLGMQQYRAAKLRIYENASVCVVNADDGMTMPVRGADTRCVSFGIDLGDYHLNRQQGSTWLRVKGEKVLNTDEMKLVGQHNYTNALAALALADAVNIPRASSLKALTTFTGLSHRFQLVHEAKGVRWINDSKATNVGSTEAALNGLQVKGTLWLLLGGDGKSADFSPLARYLQGNNIQLFCFGRDGDALAALRPEIATRTETMQQAMEQIASQVKAGDMVLLSPACASLDQFRNFEQRGDQFAQLAKELG from the coding sequence ATGGCTGACTATCGGGGCAGAAAAGTCGTCATCATCGGGTTGGGCCTGACGGGTCTCTCCTGTGTTGATTTCTTTTTAGCGCAGGGGGTGACCCCTCGCGTGATGGACACCCGTGTGTCACCACCTGGGCTGGATAAATTGCCGGAGCAGGTGGAGCGCTATGTCGGTGGATTGAACGACGACTGGCTGCTGGCAGCGGACCTCATCATCGCCAGCCCCGGCATTGCCCTGGCGCATCCGGCGCTGAGTGAAGCCGCTGATGCCGGTATCGAAATTGTCGGCGATATCGAACTGTTTTGCCGTGAAGCCCAGGCACCGATTGTGGCGATTACCGGCTCGAACGGTAAAAGCACCGTGACCACGCTGGTCGGTGAGATGGCGCGTGCCGCAGGCTGGCAGGTGGGGGTTGGCGGCAACATCGGTTTACCGGCGCTGTCGCTGCTGAAATCCCCGGCGCAGCTGTATGTGCTGGAACTTTCCAGCTTCCAGCTGGAAACCACCCATAGCCTGAAAGCCGCAGCGGCAACCATCCTCAACGTGACTGAAGATCATATGGATCGCTACCCGCTGGGGATGCAGCAATATCGTGCCGCCAAATTGCGTATCTATGAAAACGCCAGCGTCTGCGTGGTGAACGCCGATGACGGCATGACCATGCCGGTTCGCGGTGCCGATACCCGCTGCGTCAGCTTTGGTATCGACCTCGGTGATTACCATCTCAACCGGCAGCAGGGGAGCACCTGGCTGCGGGTGAAGGGTGAGAAAGTGCTGAACACCGACGAAATGAAGCTGGTGGGTCAGCACAACTATACCAACGCGCTGGCGGCACTGGCGCTGGCGGATGCGGTGAATATTCCGCGTGCGTCCAGCCTGAAAGCGTTAACTACCTTCACTGGCCTGTCGCACCGTTTCCAGCTGGTGCATGAAGCGAAGGGTGTGCGCTGGATTAACGATTCAAAAGCCACCAACGTGGGCAGCACCGAAGCCGCACTGAATGGTTTGCAGGTTAAAGGGACGTTGTGGCTGCTGCTGGGTGGTGATGGTAAATCGGCCGATTTCAGCCCGCTGGCGCGTTACCTGCAAGGTAACAATATACAGCTGTTCTGCTTTGGTCGTGATGGCGACGCGCTGGCCGCGCTGCGTCCGGAAATCGCCACGCGTACCGAAACCATGCAGCAGGCAATGGAACAAATTGCCAGCCAGGTGAAAGCGGGCGATATGGTTTTACTGTCACCTGCCTGCGCCAGCCTCGATCAGTTCCGTAATTTTGAACAGCGCGGCGACCAGTTCGCGCAACTGGCGAAGGAGCTAGGCTGA
- the mraZ gene encoding division/cell wall cluster transcriptional repressor MraZ encodes MFRGATLVNLDSKGRLAVPTRYRELLIAESQGQMVCTIDLHQPCLLLYTLPEWEIIEKKLSRLSSMNPAERRVQRLLLGHASECQMDNAGRLLLANTLRQHASLSKEVMLVGQFNKFELWDEQTWYQQVKDDIDAEQSAQEPLSERLQDLSL; translated from the coding sequence ATGTTCCGTGGGGCAACGTTAGTCAATCTCGACAGCAAAGGGCGACTGGCCGTACCAACGCGCTATCGTGAATTGCTGATCGCAGAGTCTCAGGGTCAAATGGTTTGTACCATTGACCTCCACCAGCCCTGCCTGCTGCTTTATACCCTGCCCGAATGGGAAATCATTGAGAAAAAGCTGTCTCGCTTATCCAGCATGAATCCCGCCGAGCGTCGCGTGCAGCGGCTGCTGTTGGGTCATGCCAGTGAGTGTCAGATGGATAATGCAGGCCGCCTGCTACTGGCGAATACCCTTCGTCAGCATGCGAGCCTGAGCAAAGAAGTGATGCTGGTTGGACAGTTCAACAAGTTTGAATTGTGGGATGAACAGACCTGGTATCAACAAGTTAAGGACGATATTGACGCAGAACAGTCGGCTCAGGAGCCTTTATCTGAGCGGTTGCAGGACTTGTCGCTATAG
- a CDS encoding peptidoglycan glycosyltransferase FtsI, producing the protein MSGASKTLKLKKQEDKASFVSWRFALLCGCILLALGGLLSRVAWLQVINPDKLVKEGDLRSLRVQAVPTARGMISDRAGRPLAVSVPVNAIWADPKELNEHGGVSLDSRWKALSDALSIPLDQLSTRINANPKGRFVYLARQVNPAIGEYVKKLKLPGIYLREESRRYYPAGQVTAHLIGFTNIDGQGIEGTEKSFDKWLTGEPGERTVRKDRFGRVIEDISSVDSRAAHNLTLSIDERLQALVYRELNNAVAFNKAESGSAVLVDVNTGEVLAMANSPAYNPNNLGNTPKDVMRNRAITDIFEPGSTVKPMVVMTALQRGVVKENSVLNTVPYRINGHEIKDVARYNELTLTGVLQKSSNVGVSRLALAMPSSALVDTYARFGLGKPTNLGLVGESSGLYPQKQRWSDIERATFSFGYGLMVTPLQLARVYATIGSYGVYRPLSITKVDPPVPGERVFPEELVKTVMHMMESVALPGGGGVKAAIKGYRIAIKTGTAKKVGPDGRYVNKYIAYTAGVAPASHPRFALVVVINDPQAGKYYGGAVSAPVFGAIMGGVLRTMNIEPDALPVIDKNELVKNRSEEPSDRS; encoded by the coding sequence ATGAGCGGCGCGAGCAAAACGCTGAAGTTGAAAAAACAGGAAGATAAGGCCAGCTTTGTAAGCTGGCGTTTTGCGTTGCTGTGCGGCTGTATTTTACTGGCGCTGGGTGGCCTGCTGTCTCGCGTAGCCTGGTTACAGGTGATCAATCCTGACAAACTGGTGAAAGAAGGCGACCTGCGTTCGTTACGCGTGCAGGCCGTGCCGACCGCCCGCGGCATGATTAGCGATCGTGCGGGCCGTCCGCTGGCGGTGAGTGTGCCGGTGAACGCCATCTGGGCCGATCCGAAAGAATTGAATGAACACGGCGGCGTCTCCCTCGATAGCCGCTGGAAAGCGCTTTCCGATGCGCTGTCGATCCCCCTCGATCAACTCTCCACGCGTATCAATGCCAACCCGAAAGGCCGCTTTGTCTATCTGGCACGCCAGGTGAATCCGGCGATTGGCGAATACGTCAAAAAACTCAAGCTGCCGGGTATCTACCTACGTGAAGAGTCACGCCGCTATTACCCGGCGGGGCAGGTTACCGCGCATCTGATTGGCTTCACCAATATCGATGGCCAGGGCATTGAAGGCACAGAAAAAAGCTTCGACAAATGGCTGACCGGCGAACCCGGTGAACGTACCGTGCGTAAAGATCGCTTTGGTCGCGTGATTGAAGATATCTCGTCGGTTGATAGCCGTGCCGCCCACAACCTGACGCTGAGCATTGATGAACGCCTGCAAGCGCTGGTGTACCGCGAACTGAATAACGCGGTGGCTTTCAACAAAGCAGAATCTGGCTCGGCGGTGCTGGTGGACGTCAATACCGGTGAAGTGCTGGCGATGGCCAACAGCCCGGCCTACAACCCGAACAATCTGGGCAACACGCCGAAAGATGTGATGCGTAACCGCGCCATCACCGACATCTTCGAACCGGGTTCTACCGTGAAGCCGATGGTGGTGATGACCGCCCTGCAACGCGGTGTGGTGAAAGAAAACAGCGTATTGAATACCGTGCCTTATCGTATCAATGGTCATGAGATCAAAGATGTGGCGCGTTACAACGAATTGACCCTGACCGGGGTTCTGCAGAAGTCGAGTAACGTCGGGGTTTCCCGTCTGGCGTTAGCGATGCCGTCCTCAGCTCTCGTAGATACTTACGCGCGCTTTGGACTGGGTAAGCCGACCAATTTGGGGTTGGTCGGAGAAAGCAGTGGCTTATATCCTCAAAAACAACGGTGGTCTGACATAGAGAGGGCCACCTTCTCTTTCGGCTACGGGCTAATGGTAACGCCGTTACAGTTAGCGCGAGTCTACGCAACCATTGGCAGCTATGGCGTCTATCGTCCGCTGTCGATTACCAAAGTTGATCCACCGGTACCCGGTGAGCGTGTTTTCCCGGAAGAACTGGTGAAAACTGTGATGCATATGATGGAAAGCGTCGCACTGCCCGGTGGCGGTGGCGTGAAGGCGGCCATCAAGGGCTACCGTATTGCGATTAAAACCGGGACCGCGAAAAAAGTCGGACCGGATGGGCGCTACGTCAATAAATACATTGCTTATACCGCGGGCGTTGCGCCTGCCAGTCATCCTCGTTTCGCGCTGGTGGTGGTGATCAACGATCCCCAGGCCGGTAAATATTATGGTGGTGCGGTCTCCGCGCCGGTGTTCGGTGCCATCATGGGCGGCGTGCTGCGTACCATGAATATCGAACCCGATGCGCTACCGGTAATTGATAAGAACGAGTTGGTGAAGAACCGAAGTGAGGAACCAAGTGACAGATCGTAA
- the murE gene encoding UDP-N-acetylmuramoyl-L-alanyl-D-glutamate--2,6-diaminopimelate ligase, with product MTDRNLRDLLAPWVPGAPARPLRDMTLDSRSAASGDLFIAVVGHHADGRRFIPQAIAQGVAAVIAEAEGEASDGDIREMHGVPVIYLAQLPQRLSALAGRFYQQPAEKLKLIGVTGTNGKTTTTQLIAQWANLLGETGAVMGTVGNGLYGHLVPTENTTGSAVDVQHVLHGLVGLGATLGAMEVSSHGLVQHRVAALPFAAAVFTNLSRDHLDYHGDMQSYESAKWLLFSEHQVGAAIINADDEVGRRWLAKLPDAVAVTMQDNLQPGCHGRWLKATAVTYHDGGAHIRFSSSWGDGEFDSRLMGAFNVSNLLLALATLLSLDYPLASLVSSASQLLPVTGRMEVFSAPDKPTVVVDYAHTPDALEKALEAARLHCKGQLWCLFGCGGDRDKGKRPLMGAIAEQFADVVVITDDNPRSEDPQAIVNDILTGLLDPGRARVVAGRAQAVTNAIMQAKSNDIVLVAGKGHEDYQIVGNRRLDYSDRDTVARLLGVMA from the coding sequence GTGACAGATCGTAACCTGCGCGATTTACTGGCCCCGTGGGTGCCGGGCGCGCCGGCGCGTCCACTCCGTGACATGACACTGGATAGCCGCTCTGCGGCTTCTGGCGATCTGTTTATCGCCGTGGTGGGCCATCATGCTGATGGACGTCGATTTATTCCGCAGGCTATTGCCCAGGGCGTGGCGGCAGTGATTGCCGAAGCCGAGGGTGAGGCCAGCGATGGAGATATCCGTGAGATGCATGGCGTCCCGGTTATCTACCTGGCGCAGTTGCCGCAGCGTCTCTCGGCACTGGCTGGACGCTTTTATCAGCAGCCTGCTGAAAAGCTTAAATTAATTGGCGTCACCGGCACCAACGGTAAAACCACTACCACGCAGTTGATTGCGCAATGGGCCAATCTGCTGGGTGAAACCGGTGCCGTCATGGGCACGGTAGGTAACGGTCTTTACGGGCATCTGGTACCCACCGAAAACACCACCGGTTCAGCGGTGGATGTGCAGCACGTTCTGCACGGCCTGGTTGGCCTGGGTGCAACGCTTGGGGCGATGGAAGTGTCATCGCACGGTCTGGTGCAACATCGCGTGGCTGCGCTGCCGTTTGCTGCGGCGGTATTCACCAATCTGAGCCGTGATCACCTTGATTACCACGGCGATATGCAAAGCTATGAATCTGCTAAATGGCTGCTGTTTTCAGAACATCAGGTTGGCGCGGCGATTATCAATGCGGATGACGAAGTCGGACGCCGCTGGCTGGCCAAACTGCCGGATGCCGTTGCCGTCACCATGCAGGATAACCTGCAACCGGGTTGTCATGGCCGCTGGCTGAAAGCCACGGCAGTGACGTATCACGATGGTGGCGCGCATATTCGCTTTAGCTCCAGCTGGGGCGACGGTGAGTTCGATAGCCGCCTGATGGGCGCTTTCAATGTCAGCAATCTGCTGCTGGCGCTGGCAACCCTGCTGTCGCTGGATTATCCGCTGGCGTCGCTGGTCAGCAGCGCGTCACAGTTGCTGCCGGTGACCGGTCGCATGGAAGTCTTTAGCGCACCTGATAAACCTACCGTAGTGGTGGATTACGCCCATACGCCGGATGCGCTGGAGAAAGCGCTGGAAGCCGCTCGCCTGCATTGCAAAGGCCAGCTGTGGTGCCTGTTTGGTTGTGGCGGCGATCGCGACAAAGGTAAGCGCCCACTGATGGGAGCCATCGCAGAACAGTTCGCTGACGTGGTGGTGATCACCGATGACAATCCGCGCAGCGAAGATCCGCAGGCGATTGTGAATGATATTTTGACCGGTCTGCTCGATCCGGGCCGCGCCCGTGTGGTGGCTGGCCGCGCGCAGGCGGTAACTAACGCCATCATGCAGGCCAAAAGCAACGATATCGTGCTGGTAGCTGGCAAGGGCCATGAAGATTATCAGATCGTCGGCAATCGTCGTCTGGATTACTCGGATCGCGACACCGTCGCGCGTCTGCTGGGGGTGATGGCATGA